The Archocentrus centrarchus isolate MPI-CPG fArcCen1 chromosome 7, fArcCen1, whole genome shotgun sequence genome window below encodes:
- the LOC115782851 gene encoding solute carrier family 35 member E2A isoform X1 encodes MMPSSRHSLWCFFSPFRTRQERVVLARSESLLGEQVLKITVTETTVIEAESGVSNWRSMTYLGLWYFFSFCTLFLNKYILSLLEGEPSMLGAVQMLSTTIIGCLKMFVPCCLYQHKSRSEYPPNFIMIMLFVGLMRFTTVVLGLVSLKNVAVSFAETVKSSAPIFTVIMSRLILGEYTGLWVNLSLFPVMAGLALCTATEISFNMLGFSAALSTNIMDCLQNVFSKKLLSGDTYKLSPPELQFYTSAAAVAMLIPAWVFLLDIPMIGKSGQSFILSQDIILLLLFDGCLFHLQSVTAYALMGRISPVTFSVASTVKHALSVWLSVIVFSNQITILSATGTVLVFIGVFLYNKARQLQREILRALAAEQNHKPLFQDQDFKASQSH; translated from the exons ATGATGCCAAGCAGCAGACACTCGCTGTGGTGCTTCTTTTCGCCGTTCCGTACCCGTCAGGAGCGAGTGGTGCTGGCCCGCAGTGAGAGCCTGCTGGGGGAACAAGTGCTGAAGATTACAGTAACTGAGACCACGGTGATCGAGGCGGAGTCTGGGGTGTCGAACTGGCGCTCCATGACCTACCTGGGCCTCTGGTACTTCTTCAGCTTCTGCACCTTGTTTCTCAACAAGTACATACTGTCGTTACTGGAAGGAGAGCCCAGCATGCTTG GTGCTGTTCAGATgctctccaccaccatcataGGCTGCTTGAAGATGTTTGTCCCCTGCTGCCTGTACCAGCACAAGTCCAGAAGCGAGTACCCCCCCAACTTCATCATGATTATGCTGTTTGTTGGACTTATGAg GTTCACCACGGTGGTTCTGGGCTTGGTGAGCCTGAAGAATGTTGCAGTGTCATTTGCTGAAACGGTGAAGAGCTCCGCACCCATTTTCACCGTCATCATGTCCAGGCTGATCCTCGGCGAGTACACGG GGCTGTGGGTGAACCTGTCCCTGTTCCCAGTCATGGCTGGCCTGGCTCTCTGCACAGCAACGGAAATCAGCTTCAACATGCTCGGCTTCTCCGCTGCTCTCTCCACCAACATCATGGACTG CTTGCAGAATGTATTCTCCAAAAAGCTGCTAAGTGGAGACACGTACAAACTCAG CCCTCCAGAGCTGCAGTTCTACACCAGTGCAGCAGCAGTCGCTATGCTCATACCTGCCTGGGTGTTCCTCTTG GACATTCCCATGATTGGGAAGAGTGGACAGAGCTTCATCTTGAGTCAGGACATCATCCTGTTGCTGCTTTTCGATGGTTGCCTTTTCCACCTGCAGAGCGTCACTGCCTATGCTCTCATGGGAAGGATTTCCCCTGTTACTTTCAG TGTTGCCAGTACTGTTAAGCACGCCCTGTCGGTGTGGCTGAGCGTCATTGTCTTCAGCAACCAGATAACTATCCTCAGCGCCACCGGCACTGTCCTCGTGTTCATCGGGGTCTTCTTGTACAACAAGGCCAGGCAGCTCCAGAGAGAAATCTTACGGGCTTTGGCAGCTGAGCAGAACCACAAACCACTGTTCCAGGACCAGGACTTCAAAGCCTCTCAGTCTCACTGA
- the LOC115782851 gene encoding solute carrier family 35 member E2A isoform X2, which translates to MMPSSRHSLWCFFSPFRTRQERVVLARSESLLGEQVLKITVTETTVIEAESGVSNWRSMTYLGLWYFFSFCTLFLNKYILSLLEGEPSMLGAVQMLSTTIIGCLKMFVPCCLYQHKSRSEYPPNFIMIMLFVGLMRFTTVVLGLVSLKNVAVSFAETVKSSAPIFTVIMSRLILGLWVNLSLFPVMAGLALCTATEISFNMLGFSAALSTNIMDCLQNVFSKKLLSGDTYKLSPPELQFYTSAAAVAMLIPAWVFLLDIPMIGKSGQSFILSQDIILLLLFDGCLFHLQSVTAYALMGRISPVTFSVASTVKHALSVWLSVIVFSNQITILSATGTVLVFIGVFLYNKARQLQREILRALAAEQNHKPLFQDQDFKASQSH; encoded by the exons ATGATGCCAAGCAGCAGACACTCGCTGTGGTGCTTCTTTTCGCCGTTCCGTACCCGTCAGGAGCGAGTGGTGCTGGCCCGCAGTGAGAGCCTGCTGGGGGAACAAGTGCTGAAGATTACAGTAACTGAGACCACGGTGATCGAGGCGGAGTCTGGGGTGTCGAACTGGCGCTCCATGACCTACCTGGGCCTCTGGTACTTCTTCAGCTTCTGCACCTTGTTTCTCAACAAGTACATACTGTCGTTACTGGAAGGAGAGCCCAGCATGCTTG GTGCTGTTCAGATgctctccaccaccatcataGGCTGCTTGAAGATGTTTGTCCCCTGCTGCCTGTACCAGCACAAGTCCAGAAGCGAGTACCCCCCCAACTTCATCATGATTATGCTGTTTGTTGGACTTATGAg GTTCACCACGGTGGTTCTGGGCTTGGTGAGCCTGAAGAATGTTGCAGTGTCATTTGCTGAAACGGTGAAGAGCTCCGCACCCATTTTCACCGTCATCATGTCCAGGCTGATCCTCG GGCTGTGGGTGAACCTGTCCCTGTTCCCAGTCATGGCTGGCCTGGCTCTCTGCACAGCAACGGAAATCAGCTTCAACATGCTCGGCTTCTCCGCTGCTCTCTCCACCAACATCATGGACTG CTTGCAGAATGTATTCTCCAAAAAGCTGCTAAGTGGAGACACGTACAAACTCAG CCCTCCAGAGCTGCAGTTCTACACCAGTGCAGCAGCAGTCGCTATGCTCATACCTGCCTGGGTGTTCCTCTTG GACATTCCCATGATTGGGAAGAGTGGACAGAGCTTCATCTTGAGTCAGGACATCATCCTGTTGCTGCTTTTCGATGGTTGCCTTTTCCACCTGCAGAGCGTCACTGCCTATGCTCTCATGGGAAGGATTTCCCCTGTTACTTTCAG TGTTGCCAGTACTGTTAAGCACGCCCTGTCGGTGTGGCTGAGCGTCATTGTCTTCAGCAACCAGATAACTATCCTCAGCGCCACCGGCACTGTCCTCGTGTTCATCGGGGTCTTCTTGTACAACAAGGCCAGGCAGCTCCAGAGAGAAATCTTACGGGCTTTGGCAGCTGAGCAGAACCACAAACCACTGTTCCAGGACCAGGACTTCAAAGCCTCTCAGTCTCACTGA